The following proteins are co-located in the Vigna angularis cultivar LongXiaoDou No.4 chromosome 2, ASM1680809v1, whole genome shotgun sequence genome:
- the LOC108322987 gene encoding ribosomal protein S19, mitochondrial produces the protein MNFGMYMNGGIVVHEYVAGAFHGADMSIVPGRMRPTMMLRVLNKQFLGIVGDAATAVAKKPPPPPVVSRKPAFIDAFLYKMKKNPSLLSNKTIWSRRSTILPEFVDTTVKIYNGKTTIRCKITEGKVGHKFGEFALTRKRKAREQANAKNVKQLKKKK, from the exons ATGAATTTTGGCATGTATATGAATGGGGGGATTGTAGTCCATGAGTATGTTGCTGGGGCTTTCCATGGGGCTGATATGAGCATTGTTCCAG GAAGAATGAGGCCCACAATGATGCTCAGGGTTCTGAACAAGCAGTTTCTTGGAATTGTTGGTGATGCAGCTACTGCTGTCGCTAAGAAGCCACCCCCACCTCCTGTAGTATCGCGCAAACCGGCCTTCATTGATGCATTCTTgtacaagatgaagaagaacCCAAGTCTTTTGTCGAACAAGACCATTTGGTCACGAAGATCCACTATATTGCCAGAGTTTGTTGATACTACTGTCAAGATTTACAATGGGAAAACCACTATCCGTTGTAAGATCACTGAGGGAAAAGTAGGTCACAAGTTTGGAGAGTTTGCTCTCACCAGGAAGCGCAAGGCCAGAGAACAAGCCAATGCCAAAAATGTTAAacaacttaagaaaaaaaagtga
- the LOC108323009 gene encoding WD repeat-containing protein WDS homolog, producing the protein MENPCEVLGTEGLIRRHEFVRIIIQCLYSLGYSSSAACLELESDISYKSNELKLLESFILNGNWDDSIEYLNSIKDVLGETRESALLLVSRQCVREYLNCGEDELALAVLRKQVSALDVDRCKVHSLAMCMLSFKDRELAVVDENDVVVHDLRRKLLADLESLLPPPISVPEARLERLVESTVTAWVDSCMYHSSSNQISLYEDHRCSRDRIPTRTTQILTGHKNEVWFVQFSNNGEYLASSSNDCTAIIWKVLEDGILTLKHTLNGHQHAVSFVAWSPDDTKLLTCGNTEVLKLWDVETGTCKRTFGNQGFVVSSCAWFPNSKQFACGSSDPEKGVCMWDCDGNVIKSWRGMRMPKVVDLAVTPDGEYLISVFMDKEIRILHMGTNAERVISEEHPITSLSVSGDSKFFIVNLNSQEIHMWDVDGKWDKPSRFNGHEQHKYVIRSCFGGLNNTFIASGSENSQVYIWNRRNPTPIEVLSGHSMTVNCVSWNPKIPQMLASASDDYTIRIWGPSFQKNEGQVE; encoded by the exons ATGGAGAATCCTTGCGAGGTACTAGGTACCGAAGGGTTGATTAGAAGGCATGAATTTGTGAGGATCATAATTCAGTGTCTATATTCATTAGGTTACAGTAGCTCTGCGGCTTGTTTGGAATTAGAATCTGACATTTCGTACAAGTCCAATGAGCTTAAGTTGCTTGAATCATTTATATTGAATGGGAATTGGGACGATAGCATTGAATATCTTAATTCGATAAAGGATGTGTTGGGGGAAACAAGGGAATCTGCCTTGCTTCTTGTTTCCAGACAGTGTGTTAGGGAGTACTTGAATTGCGGGGAAGATGAGCTAGCTTTGGCGGTGTTAAGGAAACAGGTTTCTGCCTTGGATGTGGACAGGTGCAAAGTTCACAGTCTGGCTATGTGCATGCTCTCATTTAAGGATAGGGAGTTAGCTGTTGTTGATGAAAACGATGTTGTTGTACATGATCTGAGAAGAAAGTTGTTGGCAGATTTGGAAAGTTTGTTGCCTCCTCCCATATCAGTGCCTGAAGCAAGGCTGGAGCGCTTGGTAGAATCTACTGTTACGGCCTGGGTCGATTCGTGTATGTATCATAGTTCGTCGAATCAGATATCGCTTTATGAGGATCATCGCTGCAGCAGGGATCGGATTCCTACTAGAACGACTCAG ATATTGACTGGACACAAAAATGAAGTTTGGTTTGttcaattttcaaataatgGAGAGTACCTGGCCTCTTCATCCAATGATTGCACAGCCATCATATGGAAG GTGCTGGAGGATGGGATATTGACACTGAAACACACACTTAATGGTCACCAACATGCTGTATCTTTTGTAGCATGGAGTCCTGATGACACCAAGTTACTAACATGTGGGAACACAGAAGTTTTGAAGCTATGGGATGTTGAAACAGGTACATGCAAGCGCACATTTGGGAATCAAGGCTTTGTTGTCAGCTCTTGCGCCTGGTTTCCCAACTCAAAACAGTTTGCGTGTGGCAGTTCTGACCCTGAAAAGGGAGTCTGCATGTGGGATTGTGATGGAAACGTGATCAAATCATGGAGAGGAATGAGGATGCCCAAGGTTGTAGATCTTGCCGTTACTCCAGACGGTGAGTATCTTATCAGCGTCTTTATGGATAAAGAAATTCGTATTCTGCATATGGGAACAAATGCAGAGCGAGTTATTTCAGAGGAGCACCCAATCACATCTCTTTCAGTCTCAGGAGATAGTAAGTTCTTCATTGTCAATCTCAACAGTCAGGAGATTCATATGTGGGATGTGGATGGGAAATGGGATAAGCCATCCAGGTTTAATGGTCACGAGCAACACAAGTATGTGATAAGGTCATGCTTTGGTGGATTAAACAACACTTTTATCGCCAGTGGTAGTGAAAATTCACAG GTATACATTTGGAACCGTCGGAATCCGACGCCTATAGAAGTTCTATCCGGACATTCCATGACTGTGAACTGTGTGAGCTGGAACCCCAAAATACCACAAATGCTGGCATCTGCCAGTGATGATTATACGATTCGTATATGGGGACCCAGCTTCCAAAAAAACGAAGGCCAAGTTGAGTAG
- the LOC108323006 gene encoding receptor-like serine/threonine-protein kinase ALE2 encodes MTAVAGRPAGIWPFASCSLTFLSPPDDAKRRLRLERMPVSVVFLFAFLNLLSSSQVNSFSLSVSFASSEQAKMWFAKPSFGPSSAPIPSPHHQGPYMTPRQRHHYRHRHHHSMRPYVVAPPPSKDQACDQICTEPLTSTPFGSPCGCVFPMKVRLTLDVAPYAVFPVMTELETEIALGTYLEQSQVKIMGATADSQNQGRTVVDINLVPLGEKFDNTTAALTYERFWHKKVPLNRSLFGDYAVVYITYPGMPSSPPYGSVVGSGPSQSVQGILPVSANFVGRNQKMNVRTIIIIALSSFVLLLVLVGAFSIILKWKKSRRPSNAVGPAFTSSLNKRSGLGSMLSSSITSSTSVSLMSTMATSILSVKTFSLSELEKATDKFNSKRILGEGGFGRVYSGTLEDGAEVAVKLLTRDNQNGDREFIAEVEMLSRLHHRNLVKLIGICIEGRRHCLVYELVRNGSVESHLHGDDKIKGMLDWEARMKIALGAARGLAYLHEDSNPRVIHRDFKASNVLLEDDFTPKVSDFGLAREATEGSNHISTRVMGTFGYVAPEYAMTGHLLVKSDVYSYGVVLLELLTGRKPVDMSQPQGQENLVTWARPMLTSREGLEQLVDPSLAGSYNFDDMAKVAAIASMCVHTEVTQRPFMGEVVQALKLIYNDTDETCGDCCSQKDSSAQESDFRGDLAPSDSSWWNAGGLTPRLTYGQASSFITMEYSSGPLEEMENRPFSTSSLIGDEISLPIRHGNRSGPLRTVRNKLSLHRFTGSRSEHGGPSSKRNWNDGYWV; translated from the exons ATGACAGCAGTTGCCGGACGCCCTGCCGGAATCTGGCCGTTTGCCTCTTGCTCTCTCACCTTTCTCTCTCCTCCTGATGATGCTAAACGTAGACTGCGGCTAGAGAGAATGCCGGTGTCGGTCGTCTTCCTCTTTGCTTTTCTCAACTTGCTTTCCTCTTCCCAAG TGAATTCGTTTTCTTTGAGTGTGTCATTTGCTTCATCAGAACAAGCTAAAATGTGGTTTGCTAAACCTTCTTTTGGACCTTCTTCTGCACCCATTCCATCTCCACATCATCAag gtCCTTACATGACTCCAAGACAGAGACATCATTATCGGCACCGTCACCATCACAGCATGAGACCTTATGTAGTGGCTCCACCCCCTTCAAAAGACCAAG CTTGTGACCAAATCTGCACTGAACCACTTACATCAACTCCCTTTGGTTCACCTTGCGGTTGTGTATTTCCCATGAAGGTCCGACTTACACTGGATGTAGCACCTTATGCTGTTTTTCCAGTAATGACTGAGTTAGAGACAGAAATTGCGTTAGGCACGTATCTAGAACAGAGTCAGGTGAAGATAATGGGTGCCACTGCTGACAGTCAAAATCAGGGAAGAACTGTTGTTGATATTAATTTGGTTCCTCTGGGAGAGAAATTTGACAATACAACCGCAGCTTTGACATATGAGAGGTTTTGGCACAAGAAGGTTCCTCTAAATAGGAGCCTTTTTGGTGATTATGCTGTTGTGTACATTACTTATCCAG GAATGCCATCTTCACCTCCATATGGATCTGTAGTTGGGAGTGGTCCCAGTCAAAGTGTTCAGGGAATTCTTCCGGTCAGTGCCAACTTTGTCGGCAGAAACCAGAAAATGAATGTCAGAACCATAATCATCATTGCTTTATCTTCCTTTGTACTCTTGCTGGTTTTAGTGGGAgcattttcaattattttgaaatgGAAGAAGAGTAGGAGACCATCGAATGCTGTTGGCCCTGCATTCACATCATCTTTGAACAAGAGATCAG GCTTGGGGTCTATGTTGTCAAGCAGCATTACTAGCTCAACATCAGTGTCACTTATGTCCACAATGGCTACTTCCATTCTCTCTGttaaaacattttctctttctgAGCTTGAGAAAGCAACAGATAAGTTTAATTCAAAGCGAATACTGGGCGAAGGAGGATTTGGACGTGTTTATAGTGGAACATTGGAAGATGGGGCTGAAGTTGCAGTTAAGCTTCTAACAAGAGATAATCAGAATGGAGACCGTGAATTTATTGCAGAGGTTGAGATGCTTAGCCGTTTGCATCACCGTAATCTAGTGAAACTGATTGGTATATGCATTGAGGGGCGCAGGCATTGCTTGGTGTATGAACTTGTTCGCAATGGCAGTGTCGAGTCCCATCTGCATG GTGATGACAAGATAAAGGGGATGCTAGATTGGGAAGCACGGATGAAAATTGCCCTAGGAGCTGCAAGAGGATTGGCATATCTTCACGAGGATTCCAATCCCCGTGTAATTCATCGAGACTTTAAAGCTAGTAACGTGTTACTAGAAGATGACTTTACTCCCAAAGTTTCTGATTTTGGATTGGCAAGAGAAGCAACTGAAGGAAGTAATCATATTTCAACACGAGTGATGGGAACTTTTGG gTATGTTGCTCCCGAATATGCAATGACAGGGCACTTACTCGTCAAAAGTGATGTTTATAGTTATGGTGTTGTGCTGCTTGAACTTCTCACAGGCAGAAAGCCAGTGGATATGTCTCAACCTCAGGGACAGGAGAATCTTGTAACTTGGGCACGGCCAATGTTGACCAGTAGAGAAGGTCTAGAACAGCTGGTGGATCCATCTTTGGCTGGAAGTTACAACTTTGATGACATGGCAAAGGTTGCTGCAATCGCTTCAATGTGTGTTCACACGGAGGTTACACAGAGACCTTTTATGGGTGAAGTTGTTCAGGCTCTTAAGTTAATATACAATGACACAGATGAGACGTGTGGAGATTGTTGTAGTCAGAAGGATTCCTCTGCTCAGGAGTCCGATTTTAGAGGTGATCTTGCCCCTTCTGATAGCAGTTGGTGGAATGCGGGAGGGTTAACCCCTCGATTAACTTATGGGCAAGCATCTTCCTTCATAACTATGGAATACAGTTCTGGTCCACTTGAAGAAATGGAAAACAGACCGTTTTCAACATCAAGCTTGATTGGAGATGAGATATCGTTACCGATTAGGCATGGGAATAGATCCGGCCCCTTAAGAACAGTCCGAAACAAACTTTCTTTACATAGATTTACAGGAAGTCGGAGTGAGCATGGAGGACCTTCTTCGAAGCGTAATTGGAACGATGGTTACTGGGTTTAA